In a genomic window of Agarivorans albus:
- a CDS encoding arabinose efflux permease gives MADVGHQEQLDTIDKISVSLYRVGWLLLCFSFAAAAYKALVLGVMWQPLWLLAAAIALQAFNLHLYSKAIRYLVQGAAWLGLWLAMAFYLWHWPVLSYAALACFYLVVGALAFKESFCFQLGWLRWLGVLLIVDYLLRFSPWLNLRGLLLLSIAALAIYIAYQKCRQPMHYDIGKRENYQI, from the coding sequence ATGGCCGATGTAGGGCATCAAGAACAGCTAGATACTATCGATAAAATTAGCGTGAGCCTCTATCGTGTTGGTTGGTTATTACTGTGTTTTAGTTTTGCTGCTGCGGCCTATAAAGCCTTGGTGCTTGGTGTGATGTGGCAGCCCTTGTGGTTATTGGCTGCAGCCATTGCATTACAAGCCTTTAATTTACACTTATATAGCAAAGCTATTCGTTATTTGGTGCAAGGGGCTGCGTGGCTGGGGCTATGGTTAGCAATGGCATTTTACCTGTGGCACTGGCCAGTGCTTTCTTATGCCGCGCTGGCTTGTTTCTACTTGGTAGTAGGTGCCTTGGCATTTAAGGAGAGCTTTTGTTTTCAATTAGGCTGGCTACGTTGGTTAGGCGTCTTGTTAATTGTTGACTACCTATTGCGTTTTAGCCCTTGGTTAAACTTGCGTGGTTTGTTGTTATTGAGTATTGCAGCGTTGGCCATTTATATTGCTTACCAGAAGTGTCGCCAGCCAATGCACTACGACATTGGCAAGCGGGAGAACTATCAAATTTAG
- a CDS encoding LysR family transcriptional regulator ArgP, with protein sequence MKLSDIDYKLLKALDSVLSEQSFERAAQRLHLTQSAISQRIKALESQVGQPLLIRSQPLMPTELGQQLLGHYQRVVQLETELVNQLNVDETRVQALPLAVNADSLASWLIPALTPTLQQQRVEMNLYVEDESRTWQRMRSGEVLACVTSHATPVAGSDSHFLGYMEYLCVATPDFVQRFFPKGVNRDSLSHAPGMSFDQHDDMHIQFLLEHFSLSPGQYPCHTVRSSEAFMELALASGAYSLNSRLQVAKHLGDGSLINLTPSLQVRVPLYWHHWQLAGKLMKQLSEQIRSYTQDCLPQQ encoded by the coding sequence ATGAAGCTGAGTGATATTGATTATAAGTTGTTAAAAGCCTTGGACTCGGTGTTAAGTGAGCAGAGTTTTGAACGAGCCGCTCAACGTTTGCATCTTACTCAGTCGGCTATTTCTCAGCGAATTAAAGCGTTAGAGAGTCAAGTGGGCCAACCGTTGTTAATTCGCTCTCAGCCGCTTATGCCTACAGAGTTAGGCCAGCAACTGCTAGGGCATTATCAGCGCGTGGTACAGCTAGAAACCGAGCTAGTTAACCAGCTTAATGTAGATGAAACTCGGGTGCAGGCCTTGCCCTTGGCAGTTAATGCCGACAGCCTTGCTAGCTGGCTAATTCCGGCACTTACACCTACCCTGCAACAGCAACGAGTAGAGATGAATTTATACGTTGAAGATGAATCGCGCACCTGGCAACGCATGCGCAGTGGTGAGGTGCTGGCCTGTGTCACTAGTCATGCAACACCTGTTGCTGGCAGTGATAGTCATTTCTTGGGCTACATGGAATATTTGTGTGTGGCTACACCTGATTTTGTGCAGCGATTTTTTCCAAAGGGAGTGAACAGAGACAGTTTAAGCCATGCGCCAGGCATGTCGTTTGACCAGCACGATGATATGCATATTCAATTTTTGTTAGAGCATTTTTCTTTAAGCCCGGGGCAGTACCCTTGCCATACAGTACGCTCTTCTGAAGCCTTTATGGAACTGGCTTTAGCCAGTGGTGCCTATAGCCTTAACTCAAGATTGCAAGTGGCTAAACATCTGGGTGATGGAAGTTTAATTAACCTTACACCTAGCCTACAAGTTAGGGTGCCGTTGTACTGGCATCACTGGCAATTAGCAGGTAAGTTAATGAAACAACTGAGTGAGCAGATCCGCAGTTATACCCAAGATTGTCTGCCCCAGCAGTAA
- a CDS encoding LysE/ArgO family amino acid transporter, whose protein sequence is MIATYFTGLSLMATLIMPIGMQNAFVLNQGIRRRHHLLVASFCSLADVFFMCLGVWGGAKLFSAYPWLLYTISILGAGFMMMYGFQCLQRAWRGESSLEQGEAKHEVKAIILACCAFTFLNPHVYIDTIVILGGFAANISVEQRPMFVAGGVSASFLWFFGLALLGAKLAPLLAKPRAQQVIDSLIGLMMFGLAIYLLKFVFG, encoded by the coding sequence ATGATTGCGACTTACTTCACCGGCCTTAGCTTAATGGCAACTCTGATCATGCCCATCGGCATGCAAAATGCGTTTGTATTAAACCAAGGCATTCGCCGTCGCCATCACTTGTTAGTGGCAAGCTTTTGCTCTTTGGCCGATGTGTTTTTTATGTGTTTAGGGGTGTGGGGCGGCGCCAAACTGTTTAGCGCCTACCCTTGGTTGTTGTACACCATTAGCATACTAGGCGCTGGCTTTATGATGATGTATGGCTTTCAGTGTTTACAACGCGCTTGGCGAGGCGAGAGCAGCTTAGAACAAGGTGAAGCTAAACATGAAGTAAAAGCGATTATTCTGGCCTGCTGCGCCTTTACCTTTTTAAACCCCCATGTCTACATCGATACAATTGTCATCTTGGGTGGATTTGCCGCTAACATTAGCGTGGAACAGCGACCGATGTTTGTCGCTGGCGGAGTGAGTGCTTCATTTTTGTGGTTCTTTGGTTTAGCGCTACTGGGAGCCAAGTTAGCCCCTTTGTTAGCCAAGCCGCGCGCCCAGCAAGTTATCGACAGCTTAATTGGTTTAATGATGTTTGGTTTAGCCATTTACTTGCTCAAGTTTGTATTTGGCTAA
- a CDS encoding glycerate kinase, protein MKIVIAPDSFKESLSAMEAAEMIEQGFQQVFPDAEYCKVPLADGGEGTVQAMVDATNGQIMPVLAAGPRGNQVEAFFGVLGDKQTAVIEMAAASGLHLVEPALRDPRKTSSYGTGELISAALDAGASKLIIGLGGSATNDAGVGMLQALGAQFYDKFNKPLKRGGAELIDLESIDISGLDPRLADVDIEVACDVDNPLCGEHGASAVFGPQKGASPEMIRQLDAALGRFSSVVFSQFGIDIMHVAGSGAAGGMGAALLAFMQAELRPGVQIVTEAVDLAASLEGADLLITGEGRIDSQTIAGKTPYGAAQIAMQFKVPVIALAGAMLPGYEVVHEHGIDAVFSVVPGPCDLSQALSEAEQNLFVSAKNVAATLKLSQQMLG, encoded by the coding sequence ATGAAGATAGTAATTGCGCCCGATTCATTTAAAGAAAGCCTAAGCGCCATGGAAGCGGCCGAGATGATAGAACAAGGCTTCCAGCAAGTATTTCCCGATGCCGAATATTGCAAGGTGCCCTTGGCCGATGGTGGCGAAGGTACTGTGCAAGCCATGGTTGATGCCACCAATGGGCAAATCATGCCAGTGTTGGCCGCCGGGCCACGTGGTAATCAAGTTGAAGCTTTTTTTGGTGTATTAGGTGACAAGCAAACCGCGGTAATTGAAATGGCCGCAGCCTCAGGTTTGCACCTTGTTGAACCGGCCTTGCGAGATCCGCGTAAAACCTCTAGCTATGGAACTGGCGAGCTGATTAGCGCCGCCTTAGATGCTGGGGCAAGTAAGCTCATTATTGGTTTGGGTGGCAGTGCAACTAACGATGCTGGTGTTGGTATGTTGCAAGCCTTAGGCGCGCAGTTCTATGACAAATTCAACAAGCCCTTAAAACGTGGTGGTGCCGAGTTAATTGACTTAGAAAGCATTGATATCTCGGGCTTAGATCCTCGCTTAGCCGATGTAGACATTGAAGTAGCCTGTGATGTAGACAATCCACTGTGTGGCGAACACGGTGCTAGTGCGGTGTTTGGCCCACAAAAGGGCGCAAGCCCTGAGATGATTCGCCAGCTTGATGCCGCTTTAGGCCGCTTTTCATCGGTAGTATTTAGCCAATTTGGCATTGATATTATGCATGTTGCTGGCAGTGGCGCTGCTGGTGGTATGGGCGCGGCCTTATTAGCTTTCATGCAGGCAGAATTACGCCCCGGTGTGCAAATTGTTACCGAAGCTGTGGATTTGGCGGCTAGTTTAGAAGGGGCGGATTTATTGATAACCGGTGAAGGGCGAATTGATAGCCAAACCATTGCCGGTAAAACGCCCTATGGCGCAGCGCAAATAGCCATGCAATTTAAAGTGCCGGTGATTGCTTTAGCCGGGGCGATGTTGCCTGGTTATGAAGTGGTGCATGAACACGGTATTGATGCGGTATTTTCGGTAGTGCCGGGGCCTTGCGATCTTTCTCAAGCATTAAGCGAAGCTGAGCAAAACCTATTTGTATCTGCTAAAAATGTGGCTGCTACCCTCAAACTTAGCCAACAAATGCTTGGCTAA